Genomic segment of Dromiciops gliroides isolate mDroGli1 chromosome 3, mDroGli1.pri, whole genome shotgun sequence:
AGGGATACCAGCTCATCGAGGAATAGGAGTTTCTGGCTTAGTTCAGTGGCAGATTTCTCTTCGGTGTTTTCAGTGTGGGATTGTGCACTCTCAGCTATGGAGTTAATGGCCTGCTGGATAGAAGATTTTCATGATCATTGTTATTGATGCGAAAATAGCCAAAGACATTTGGAGAGTCAGTACTCTCCTCATGACTCTGTTGCACTTGCATGTTTAGGGATATTCACAAATTTCCTTGTACCATCAGAATGGGATCCAGGCAGAAGACAAATGCTTCTGGTATTAAAAATGGGGACATGGGGACTATTCAAAAGGATCCAGGTAACTATGAACATGGACAGGGATGGAGCCAAGGCTCTAAAAAACTGTTCTTCCAAGTGGAGGATCTTGTTATGAAATCACATATGAAGTCCCACCGACTTTTCTACAAAAATCTTCAGTCCCACAAAGGAACCATCAGTTCTCCTAATAATTGCCCGTCACTTAGCAAAAAGTGTCCATACTACCTTTGCCTGAAAATTTCTGTCCATAGAAGTAGATTGACACACTCATGAAATCCTTGAAATTTGGAAGGTCTGGCTatgaatcctggctcttctacttactgcccgtgtgatcttggtcaagtcatttccaCTCTTGGAGCCTTCATTTCTGCATCTCTTGATTGAAAGTgtttaattcaataaattaaaataaataaaatgaatttaaattaaaaaagaaagggttagactagatgccccccaaggtcttttccaggctGAGACCTCTAATGATCATGCTAAGTAGCCTCCTAGACATGGGTAGAATTTtagtaattttaatatatttaaacaaatttactCACTtcacttaaataaatatttttagaaataaatattgGACTTATTGTAGGTAAATGTGGAATTCTCTTCGAAACTGGTATTGAGGAAAGCCTTAGGCTGGGTTTCTTGAATTAACTGATTCTGCTAATGTCATTCTTCAAACCATCCAGATTTGGGCCTGTTTCATTATCAGGTACTGAGACCATCCTTCGCCATTTAACCTGCCCCAGTGTCTGCAGTCTATTCTGCTCTCCCTTTTTGAGTGGGATCAGGTAATGACACAAATATGTTTAGGACACTGAAAGGCATTCACTCATTAGTACCATATCATTCCTTTTTATCAGACAGGCCGAGAGGAAAGTCTAAAAGGAGTGGAAGTCTAGAAGtgggttttcattttattttattattttgcttctaGGGCAGGGCAAAGTGCCCTGCAGGGACAGGCCTGCAGCAAAGAGCCCATTACCTGCTTCCTTTGTCTGATACCACCAAGTCATAATATAGTAGAAATGAATGCCCAGCATGGTTTGCGAAAGTCAGCAAACTCTTCCTTGAAAccaagtaaaagaaaatgtaaaaggaTGTGAAGTACTAATAAGAAGAAAGATACTCTCTGGAAGTAGAGGAAAATCATTCTCTTTTAATAACTGTCAGGCAGTATTTTGAGGACCAGGACTGAGTGCAATGGACCATTTATACTGAGAAAGACACAGAGTCCTGCTATGATAAGAAACCGGTCCTTCTGATGTCTCCACATACTCGAAGACcgagaaagcaaaaaagaaataaaagaatctaAATCTGTATGGATGAGGCAGTCcatgtcttttcctttttcctttggtcAAGGAAGAGACACATCAACTGAGGCTTAGTTCTTTCCACCAGCACTCAGCTCTAAGGTCACAGATATGACTGTATTTGGATTGggttatcttttgttgttgttgttgcttgtttgtttggcagagcaatgaaggttaagtgacttgcccagggtcacacagctagtaaatgtcaagtgtctgaggccgtatttgaactcagatcctcctgaatctagggtcagtgctttatccactacaccacctagctgcctccttgctTGGTTTATCTTTACCCCAAATCTGGCATCTATTAAAAGGGATTATCTCTTGTGTTTTATGTCTCAGATTCAATTcagttaaacaaatatttattaagtgcctaccatgtgcaagaAATTGAGCTTGGTTCTGGGGAATCAATGATGGAAATCCCAGACCTTATCCTCTGGGGGCTTCCATCCTTTTGGGATAACTCAGATGTGAGTACAGGTAGCTATAATCAGAGTTAATATATGGACATTCTTTTGCCATTTTCTCTATCTTGCTGCAACCTTCAATTGACCAAATTGCAATGTGATTACAAGCTGAATTGGTGCCTATTTAAGTCTGTcactttatatttcataataggaaaattgaagaaaattggCCAAAAGAATGCAATGATTTGCTTCAATATTTGTTACCAGGTATCTATACTGCTGGTGAGCTAGATTTGGTTGATATTTCCTTCAAGAAAGGCATATATAAGACACTCCAAGATCATTTCCATTACCTCTGGTGTTGCCTCGACCCCGGGCCCTTTGCCAGTACTCCACTGCATCAGGAAAATGGCCAGGATCAAGTGAGTGGCAACAAATCTCCAGTCCAGCATCTGGAAAACAGAGCACACATA
This window contains:
- the OSTN gene encoding osteocrin isoform X4 codes for the protein MLDWRFVATHLILAIFLMQWSTGKGPGVEATPEAINSIAESAQSHTENTEEKSATELSQKLLFLDELVSLENDVIETKRKRSFPVFGAPLDRLSAGSFNIKGKQRKTVELPKRRFGVPIDRIGSNRLANTRG
- the OSTN gene encoding osteocrin isoform X2, producing MGNEMLDWRFVATHLILAIFLMQWSTGKGPGVEATPEAINSIAESAQSHTENTEEKSATELSQKLLFLDELVSLENDVIETKRKRSFPVFGAPLDRLSAGSFNIKGKQRKTVELPKRRFGVPIDRIGSNRLANTRG
- the OSTN gene encoding osteocrin isoform X3 produces the protein MLDWRFVATHLILAIFLMQWSTGKGPGVEATPEQAINSIAESAQSHTENTEEKSATELSQKLLFLDELVSLENDVIETKRKRSFPVFGAPLDRLSAGSFNIKGKQRKTVELPKRRFGVPIDRIGSNRLANTRG
- the OSTN gene encoding osteocrin isoform X1 translates to MGNEMLDWRFVATHLILAIFLMQWSTGKGPGVEATPEQAINSIAESAQSHTENTEEKSATELSQKLLFLDELVSLENDVIETKRKRSFPVFGAPLDRLSAGSFNIKGKQRKTVELPKRRFGVPIDRIGSNRLANTRG